The Vibrio chagasii genome includes a region encoding these proteins:
- a CDS encoding ISL3 family transposase, whose translation MPNHTFLSSFWEGFQVVKSHQTASLITLTLEPNSEAKCLCGLEAEAIHEYQWRHVKEAMLLGVPVVLSVQTRRIKCRECGIKTESLSWLEPYARITKRLRSYIEQLLPLLPIKHISRLTNVHWHTIKEIDKSRLRKVVPPVKWEELRQLVMDEFAIFKGHRYATVIADAKTHQVIWIGLGRSRKDIRPFFEQLGKHGNNIEAVAMDMNTAFDLEVKAHCPNAKIVYDLFHVVAKFGREVMDRVRVDQANKLKQDKKARQWIKRSRWVLLKNRGNLNTQQNSYLTEILNINKDLMTTYILGAQLKELWYCESEVHAKGLWEAWWAQVQESGIKPLKEFARKLRPYLHGIIASASYPLNTCTLEGINNKIKLIKRMGYGYRDTDYFFLKIKAAFPGKPR comes from the coding sequence ATGCCGAATCATACTTTCCTATCTTCATTCTGGGAAGGCTTTCAAGTCGTAAAGTCTCACCAGACAGCATCACTTATTACCCTGACTCTTGAACCGAACTCTGAGGCTAAGTGCCTTTGTGGTCTCGAGGCCGAGGCTATTCATGAGTATCAATGGCGTCATGTAAAAGAAGCCATGTTGCTCGGTGTTCCTGTTGTTCTTTCTGTTCAAACGCGAAGAATCAAGTGCCGTGAGTGTGGCATAAAAACAGAATCTCTATCTTGGTTGGAGCCTTATGCTCGTATAACGAAGCGCTTAAGAAGCTATATAGAACAATTACTGCCTCTTCTTCCTATTAAGCATATCTCCCGGTTAACGAACGTTCATTGGCACACCATTAAAGAGATAGATAAATCCCGACTTAGAAAAGTGGTACCGCCAGTGAAATGGGAGGAGCTAAGGCAACTCGTCATGGACGAGTTCGCCATCTTTAAAGGGCATCGATATGCCACGGTCATCGCTGACGCTAAGACACACCAAGTCATTTGGATAGGGTTAGGCCGAAGCCGTAAGGACATACGGCCGTTCTTCGAGCAACTAGGCAAGCATGGCAATAATATCGAAGCGGTCGCAATGGACATGAATACGGCTTTTGATCTTGAAGTTAAAGCACACTGTCCGAACGCAAAAATCGTTTACGACTTATTCCATGTTGTTGCTAAGTTCGGTCGAGAGGTGATGGATAGAGTCAGAGTCGACCAAGCCAACAAACTCAAGCAAGATAAAAAAGCGAGGCAATGGATCAAGCGCTCACGCTGGGTGTTGCTAAAAAACAGGGGTAATTTGAATACACAGCAAAACAGCTATCTTACCGAAATATTGAATATCAATAAGGACTTAATGACCACTTATATACTCGGAGCACAACTCAAAGAGCTTTGGTATTGTGAATCAGAAGTACATGCTAAAGGGCTCTGGGAGGCGTGGTGGGCACAAGTACAAGAGAGTGGAATTAAGCCATTGAAAGAGTTCGCACGAAAACTAAGGCCTTATCTTCACGGCATTATCGCATCTGCGAGTTATCCGCTTAACACCTGCACATTGGAAGGGATAAACAACAAGATAAAGCTAATCAAGCGAATGGGATATGGGTATCGAGATACAGACTACTTCTTCTTGAAGATAAAAGCGGCTTTCCCCGGAAAGCCGCGATGA
- a CDS encoding TetR/AcrR family transcriptional regulator: protein MAPRSTTKDKILDVAEGLFAEHGFNDTSLRTITGKANVNLASVNYHFGDKKTLVRAVLNRYLEAFMPALQDALVNLNLNETYSMSDVFESLRQPLRALNDVRPNGTSRFMLLIGRGYTDVQGHLRWFITTRYSEVLTLFTSSVMKANPNLTKEQLFWRLHFTLGTCVFTMASSQALVEIAENDYGKKIDAKAVVDILIPYLAAGMSAEE, encoded by the coding sequence ATGGCACCAAGAAGTACAACCAAAGACAAAATCTTAGACGTAGCTGAAGGCTTGTTTGCTGAGCATGGTTTTAATGACACCTCTTTACGCACCATTACGGGTAAAGCGAATGTCAATCTAGCTTCAGTGAACTACCACTTTGGCGACAAGAAAACTCTGGTTCGTGCAGTACTCAATCGCTACTTGGAGGCATTTATGCCTGCACTGCAAGATGCACTAGTGAACTTAAACTTGAACGAAACGTATTCTATGAGTGATGTGTTTGAGTCTCTAAGACAGCCACTACGAGCACTGAATGATGTAAGGCCAAATGGTACCAGCCGATTCATGCTACTTATCGGCAGAGGCTACACGGACGTACAGGGGCATTTGCGTTGGTTCATTACGACTCGTTATAGCGAAGTGCTGACTTTGTTTACTAGCTCAGTAATGAAAGCTAACCCGAACCTCACTAAAGAACAGTTATTTTGGCGTTTGCACTTCACCCTCGGGACCTGTGTATTCACCATGGCTTCGAGTCAGGCTCTCGTAGAAATTGCAGAGAATGATTACGGAAAGAAAATAGATGCAAAAGCAGTGGTCGATATTTTAATTCCATATTTGGCCGCTGGCATGTCAGCAGAAGAATAA
- a CDS encoding acyl-CoA dehydrogenase translates to MSSLRQKWVSDPAFKLFKKVLPPLSSTEKEAMEAGSVWWDGELFSGKPDFTKLHQYPKPQLSSEEQSFMDNELETLLSMLDDHQIVKEDRDLPKEVWNFLRKERFFSLIISKEYGGREFSAHANSTIVTKIATRSISAAVSVMVPNSLGPGELLSHYGTQEQKDYWLPRLADGTDIPCFALTGPEAGSDAGGIPDVGTVCMGMHEGKETLGIKLNWNKRYITLAPVATVLGLAFKLHDPEKLLGDKEDIGITCALIPADHEGVVIGERHDPLGLAFMNGPTRGHDVFIPMEWLIGGADYAGKGWRMLVECLSAGRGISLPALGTAMGHLTARTTGAYAYVRKQFGMSIGKFEGVAESLGRIGGLTYLLEATRTLTTTSLDMKEKPGIVTAIAKYHMTEMARTILNDSMDIHSGRAIQDGPMNYLAAPYLGIPVAITVEGANILTRNLMIFGQGATRCHPYVLSEMEAAANPDEKQGAKDFDDLLFKHIGHATKNTFGAFGAALTGSKFIKADMSGPTKPYYQDLTRLSRALAVSADFAMLTLGGELKRKELISARLGDGLSYLYMASAALKKYEDEGRQQADLDYVHYAVQHCFHHAAKALQEAYRNFPNKVVGQVLKGLIFPVGNHFEKPSDDLTVQLAESLMTPGAHRERLTHLCYIGQEEDDSVGLMENAFNAMYSIKPLERKIFKAVKEGKVARKGLLQDKLAQALAADVLTQDEVDQIIAADKLRYAAIQVDHFSHDYSETLTRKELKPKLNSVA, encoded by the coding sequence ATGAGCTCTCTACGACAAAAATGGGTAAGTGACCCAGCTTTTAAACTCTTTAAAAAAGTACTACCACCACTATCTAGCACTGAAAAAGAAGCGATGGAAGCGGGTAGCGTGTGGTGGGACGGAGAGCTGTTTTCTGGTAAACCAGACTTCACTAAGCTGCACCAATACCCGAAACCTCAACTTTCATCAGAAGAGCAGTCTTTTATGGACAATGAGCTAGAAACCTTGCTTTCTATGCTTGATGACCATCAGATTGTGAAAGAAGATCGAGATCTTCCGAAGGAAGTTTGGAACTTCTTACGAAAAGAACGCTTCTTCTCGTTGATCATTTCTAAAGAGTACGGTGGTCGCGAATTTTCGGCACACGCAAACTCAACGATTGTTACTAAGATCGCAACTCGCAGTATCAGTGCCGCAGTTTCTGTAATGGTTCCTAACTCACTGGGTCCAGGTGAGCTTCTATCTCACTATGGTACTCAAGAACAGAAAGATTACTGGCTGCCACGTCTTGCTGACGGTACAGATATCCCATGTTTCGCACTAACAGGCCCAGAAGCGGGTTCTGATGCAGGCGGTATTCCTGATGTTGGTACCGTATGTATGGGTATGCACGAAGGTAAAGAGACCTTAGGTATCAAGCTTAACTGGAACAAGCGTTACATCACGCTAGCACCAGTAGCAACAGTGCTTGGCCTAGCATTCAAACTGCACGATCCAGAAAAACTGTTGGGTGATAAAGAAGATATCGGCATCACGTGTGCGCTTATTCCAGCAGACCATGAAGGCGTTGTGATTGGTGAGCGTCATGACCCACTAGGTCTTGCTTTCATGAACGGTCCAACACGTGGTCATGATGTATTCATTCCAATGGAATGGTTAATCGGTGGCGCGGATTACGCAGGTAAAGGCTGGCGTATGCTAGTGGAATGTCTATCTGCGGGTCGTGGTATCTCATTACCAGCACTAGGTACAGCGATGGGCCACCTAACGGCGAGAACAACAGGTGCATACGCATATGTTCGTAAGCAGTTTGGTATGTCGATTGGTAAGTTCGAAGGTGTCGCAGAGAGCTTAGGTCGCATTGGTGGTTTAACGTATCTACTAGAAGCGACACGAACTCTGACAACGACATCGCTTGATATGAAAGAGAAACCGGGCATCGTAACGGCTATCGCGAAATACCACATGACAGAGATGGCACGTACCATTCTGAATGATTCAATGGATATTCACTCTGGTCGTGCAATTCAAGATGGTCCAATGAACTACTTGGCTGCGCCTTACCTAGGTATCCCAGTTGCAATCACAGTAGAAGGTGCAAACATCCTGACTCGTAACCTGATGATCTTTGGTCAAGGTGCGACACGTTGTCACCCATACGTATTGAGCGAGATGGAAGCGGCAGCTAATCCAGATGAGAAGCAAGGCGCGAAAGACTTCGATGACTTGTTGTTCAAGCATATTGGTCACGCAACTAAGAACACATTTGGCGCGTTCGGTGCTGCATTGACTGGCTCTAAGTTTATTAAAGCGGACATGAGTGGTCCAACTAAGCCTTACTACCAAGACCTGACTCGTCTAAGCCGTGCATTAGCGGTAAGTGCAGACTTCGCGATGCTAACTCTGGGCGGTGAACTGAAACGTAAAGAGCTTATCTCTGCACGTTTAGGTGATGGTCTGAGTTACCTATACATGGCTTCTGCGGCACTTAAGAAGTATGAAGACGAAGGTCGTCAACAAGCAGACTTAGACTATGTACACTACGCGGTTCAGCATTGTTTCCACCATGCTGCAAAGGCCCTACAAGAGGCGTACCGTAACTTCCCGAATAAGGTCGTTGGTCAGGTACTTAAAGGCCTAATATTCCCGGTGGGCAACCACTTCGAGAAACCAAGCGATGATCTGACAGTCCAGTTGGCTGAAAGCTTGATGACTCCGGGAGCACACCGTGAACGCCTGACTCACCTTTGCTACATCGGTCAGGAAGAAGACGATAGCGTTGGCTTGATGGAAAATGCGTTCAATGCGATGTACAGCATCAAACCACTTGAGCGTAAGATCTTCAAAGCAGTTAAAGAGGGTAAAGTTGCTCGTAAAGGTCTACTGCAAGACAAACTTGCTCAAGCACTGGCAGCAGACGTACTGACTCAAGACGAAGTTGACCAAATCATTGCAGCAGACAAACTACGCTACGCTGCAATCCAAGTTGACCACTTCAGTCACGATTACAGTGAAACTTTGACGCGAAAAGAGTTAAAACCTAAGCTAAATAGCGTTGCTTAG
- the fabV gene encoding enoyl-ACP reductase FabV, which translates to MIIKPRIRGFICTTTHPVGCEANVKEQIAYTKAQGPIANAPKRVLVVGSSSGYGLSSRIAAAFGGGASTIGVFFEKAGTEKKPGTAGFYNSAAFDKFAKEEGLYSKSLNGDAFSNEAKQKTIDLIKKDLGQIDMVVYSLASPVRKMPETGEVIRSSLKPIGETYTSTAVDTNKDTIIEASVEPATEEEIKDTVTVMGGEDWELWINALSEAGVLADGCKTVAYSYIGTELTWPIYWDGALGKAKMDLDRAATALNEKLGQTGGTANVAVLKSVVTQASSAIPVMPLYIAMVFKKMREEGIHEGCMEQIFRMFSQRLYKEDGSAPEVDDVNRLRLDDLELRDDIQEHCRNLWPQITTENLKELTDYVEYKEEFLKLFGFGVEGVDYEADVNPAVEFDVADI; encoded by the coding sequence ATGATCATCAAACCTCGAATTCGCGGATTCATCTGTACTACAACACATCCAGTCGGTTGTGAAGCTAATGTAAAAGAACAAATTGCTTACACAAAAGCTCAAGGCCCAATCGCAAACGCACCTAAACGTGTACTAGTTGTTGGCTCTTCAAGTGGCTACGGCTTGTCTTCACGTATTGCGGCTGCATTTGGTGGCGGCGCTTCAACTATCGGTGTTTTCTTTGAGAAAGCCGGTACTGAGAAAAAGCCTGGCACAGCTGGTTTCTACAACTCAGCAGCGTTCGACAAGTTTGCTAAAGAAGAAGGCCTATATTCAAAAAGCCTGAATGGCGATGCTTTCTCTAACGAAGCTAAACAGAAAACAATTGACCTGATCAAAAAAGATCTAGGCCAAATCGATATGGTTGTATACTCACTGGCGTCTCCAGTGCGTAAAATGCCAGAGACTGGCGAAGTAATTCGTTCATCTCTAAAGCCTATCGGTGAAACGTACACGTCAACTGCGGTTGATACGAACAAAGACACAATCATCGAAGCAAGCGTAGAGCCAGCAACTGAAGAAGAGATCAAAGACACTGTCACTGTAATGGGCGGTGAAGATTGGGAGCTTTGGATCAATGCTCTTTCTGAAGCTGGTGTTCTAGCGGACGGTTGTAAGACGGTTGCTTACAGCTACATTGGTACTGAACTAACGTGGCCAATCTACTGGGATGGCGCACTAGGTAAAGCTAAGATGGATCTAGACCGTGCAGCGACAGCGCTGAACGAGAAGCTAGGCCAAACTGGCGGTACTGCAAACGTTGCTGTTCTTAAGTCTGTTGTGACTCAAGCAAGCTCTGCAATCCCTGTTATGCCTCTTTACATCGCTATGGTGTTCAAGAAGATGCGTGAAGAAGGTATTCACGAAGGTTGTATGGAGCAGATCTTCCGTATGTTCAGCCAGCGTCTATACAAAGAAGACGGTAGCGCTCCAGAAGTTGATGACGTAAACCGTCTACGTCTGGATGACCTAGAACTGCGTGACGACATTCAAGAACACTGTCGTAACCTATGGCCTCAAATCACAACTGAAAACCTAAAAGAACTGACTGACTACGTTGAGTACAAAGAAGAGTTCTTGAAGCTATTCGGTTTCGGTGTTGAAGGTGTTGATTACGAAGCTGACGTTAACCCAGCTGTTGAATTTGATGTAGCTGACATCTAA
- a CDS encoding IS3 family transposase (programmed frameshift) codes for MKVKSQRQYTDEFKREAVQQSLDSSDTVKSVALSLGISPVLLSKWRCQMTSKKTNPLPIPNQGPEKSVAQLEKEIRQLKKKLEMAELENDFLKEGEGFLRQPKRIRFEYILKKASVKLPVIRLCRWLDVSTAGYYKWLTRKPSKRETENECLSSYLKRESKAQHCIPGYRKLWEAAVANGFICNKKRVQRLLQNMGYRSCASKKRYGRTLRQNTLIPAYNILDRQFKVDKPNRVWVSDITQVRCSDGWQYLCVVLDLFSRKVIGWSTSRINNASLVLKSLNKAWEKRQPFGHELLFHSDQGIQYRALETIRWHRKRKIKISMSRKGNCWDNACSESFFAQYKKEWMNHLGEISRQEMTMQSRIYIDTYYNPIRRHGTLGGLSPMDFELIN; via the exons ATGAAAGTAAAATCACAAAGACAATATACAGACGAATTTAAACGAGAAGCGGTTCAGCAATCTCTTGACTCTTCTGACACCGTTAAGTCAGTAGCACTATCCTTAGGGATATCACCAGTGCTACTTTCTAAATGGAGATGCCAAATGACGTCCAAGAAGACAAATCCTTTGCCAATACCTAACCAAGGCCCTGAGAAATCCGTTGCACAATTGGAGAAGGAGATCCGCCAGTTGAAAAAGAAGCTTGAGATGGCGGAGCTGGAGAATGATTTCTTAAAGGAAG GCGAAGGCTTTCTTCGACAGCCAAAAAGAATAAGATTCGAGTACATCCTGAAGAAGGCTAGTGTGAAGCTCCCGGTTATTCGTTTATGCCGATGGTTAGATGTATCGACTGCTGGTTATTACAAGTGGCTTACGAGGAAACCCTCGAAACGAGAGACAGAAAATGAATGCTTAAGCAGCTACCTGAAAAGAGAAAGCAAAGCTCAACACTGTATTCCAGGTTACCGAAAACTTTGGGAAGCAGCTGTCGCTAATGGCTTTATTTGTAATAAAAAGCGAGTACAGAGGCTTTTACAAAACATGGGCTATCGCTCTTGCGCTAGCAAGAAGCGATATGGACGAACGCTTAGACAAAATACACTCATACCTGCTTATAACATCCTTGACCGTCAATTTAAGGTAGATAAACCAAATCGAGTTTGGGTATCAGACATAACTCAGGTGCGCTGTTCGGATGGTTGGCAGTATCTGTGCGTCGTCTTAGATTTGTTTTCACGCAAAGTGATTGGCTGGTCGACAAGTCGAATTAACAACGCAAGTTTAGTACTAAAAAGCCTGAATAAGGCTTGGGAAAAAAGGCAGCCCTTCGGTCATGAACTCTTGTTTCACTCCGATCAAGGCATTCAGTATCGAGCGTTGGAAACGATCCGCTGGCATCGTAAACGCAAGATTAAAATTAGTATGTCGAGAAAAGGAAACTGCTGGGATAATGCTTGTTCTGAAAGCTTCTTCGCGCAATACAAGAAAGAATGGATGAACCACTTAGGAGAGATCTCACGACAAGAAATGACAATGCAGAGTCGAATCTACATTGATACCTATTATAATCCAATAAGAAGGCATGGGACTTTAGGTGGACTAAGTCCTATGGATTTTGAGCTAATTAACTAA
- a CDS encoding aspartate:alanine antiporter: MNIDVVFLLEQNPILLIFVVLSIGLAIGKIRFGSLQLGNSIGVLITSLVMGHLGFSFNADALTIGFMLFIYCVGIEAGPNFFGIFFRDGKHYLILSLVVLSTAIALTYFCSEYLGLGFGLSAGMMAGALTATPILVGAQDALNSGLAEVPRNMDLSLIIENLSVGYAMAYLVGLISMIMFARLIPKLQKVNLHDSAEQIAQERGLGASGQRKVYLPIIRAYRVGQELISWTDGKNLRELGIYRQTGCYIERIRRNGILAHPDGDAILQEGDEIALVGFPDSHARLDPSFRNGKEVFDRNLLDLRIVEEEIVVKSDSIAGKRLSDLNLSEYGCFLNRVVRAQIEMPMDLNIVLAKGDVLQVSGEKSRVHGLAEKIGFISIHSQMADLMAFCSFFILGILFGLITMTFGQVSFGLGNAVGLLLSGIMLGFLRANHPTFGYVPQGALNMVKDLGLMFFMVGIGLSAGGKIFEHLTQVGPQVIGIALIVSVIPVFFAYLVGAYILKMNRALLFGAIIGARTCAPAMDIVNDHARSTIPALGYAGTYAIANILMTLAGTFIIIIS, translated from the coding sequence GTGAATATCGACGTTGTTTTTCTGCTAGAACAAAACCCCATTCTCCTCATCTTTGTTGTTTTATCGATTGGTTTGGCCATTGGTAAAATTCGTTTCGGTAGCCTGCAACTTGGTAATTCAATCGGTGTTCTGATTACTTCCCTTGTGATGGGTCACCTTGGTTTCTCATTTAACGCAGATGCCCTAACCATCGGCTTTATGCTGTTCATCTACTGTGTCGGTATTGAAGCAGGGCCGAACTTCTTTGGTATCTTTTTCCGAGATGGCAAACACTACCTGATCTTAAGTTTAGTGGTGCTCTCTACCGCTATAGCGCTGACTTACTTCTGTAGCGAATACTTAGGTCTTGGTTTCGGACTTTCTGCCGGCATGATGGCTGGTGCCCTGACCGCAACACCTATCTTGGTAGGTGCGCAGGACGCACTCAACTCAGGGCTTGCTGAAGTGCCAAGAAACATGGATTTAAGCCTGATTATCGAAAACCTCTCGGTCGGTTACGCGATGGCTTATCTAGTCGGCCTTATCAGTATGATTATGTTTGCCCGTCTGATTCCAAAACTTCAGAAAGTGAACCTACATGACTCAGCTGAACAAATTGCTCAGGAACGTGGCTTAGGTGCATCAGGACAGCGCAAGGTTTACCTGCCAATCATTCGTGCTTATCGTGTTGGTCAAGAGCTGATCTCTTGGACAGACGGCAAAAACTTACGTGAACTGGGTATCTACCGCCAAACGGGTTGTTATATCGAACGTATTCGCCGTAATGGCATTCTTGCCCACCCAGATGGTGATGCCATTCTGCAGGAAGGTGATGAGATCGCATTGGTTGGTTTCCCAGATAGTCACGCACGTCTGGATCCAAGCTTCCGTAACGGCAAAGAGGTGTTCGACCGTAACCTTTTGGACTTACGTATTGTCGAAGAAGAAATCGTCGTTAAAAGCGATAGTATTGCAGGTAAACGTCTTTCAGATTTAAACCTATCTGAATATGGCTGTTTCCTTAACCGCGTAGTGCGAGCTCAGATTGAAATGCCGATGGACTTAAACATCGTGCTTGCTAAAGGTGATGTACTTCAGGTGAGTGGTGAGAAGAGTCGTGTTCACGGCCTAGCAGAGAAAATTGGTTTCATCTCGATCCACAGCCAAATGGCGGATCTAATGGCTTTCTGTAGCTTCTTCATCTTGGGCATTCTATTTGGTTTGATCACCATGACATTTGGCCAGGTTTCATTTGGCTTAGGTAACGCGGTTGGTCTACTGCTATCAGGCATCATGTTAGGTTTCTTACGTGCAAACCACCCTACTTTTGGTTATGTACCTCAGGGTGCATTGAACATGGTCAAAGACCTCGGTTTGATGTTCTTTATGGTCGGTATCGGTTTAAGCGCCGGTGGTAAGATATTTGAGCACTTAACTCAAGTTGGTCCGCAGGTTATTGGTATTGCTCTGATCGTCAGTGTTATCCCAGTATTCTTCGCTTATTTAGTGGGCGCGTACATATTGAAAATGAACCGTGCACTGCTGTTTGGTGCCATCATCGGTGCACGAACCTGTGCTCCTGCAATGGACATCGTAAATGACCACGCTCGTTCTACAATTCCAGCACTGGGTTACGCGGGCACTTACGCGATAGCAAACATCTTGATGACTTTAGCCGGTACCTTCATCATCATTATCAGCTAG
- a CDS encoding IS4 family transposase, with amino-acid sequence MSIQNYFVDFLEENPVDVAQLTTFSEHIPDEWVVKAASLSDKATIRRRRLPSDMVLWLIVGMAFFRNEPIAEVARRMNVCADGLADEELLAKSALTQARQRLGSAAPEWLFKQCGRTWGLERYRDDTWQGLQVFAVDGALFRTADTPELREHFGSGNTSSSRQTPHPMLRVVTMMNVRSHVIVDAAISPYRRGEIPLAMPFIDSLPDNSVTLLDKGFYGADLLLSLQNSGINRHWLIPARKGLKYTLLDEEESNDMLIEMNVSPQALKKNPSLPEKWQVRAVTYEVQGKQKTVFTSLPRADYDAKAVAELYHERWEIELGYRDIKSSMQHNALVLRSKTVNLVYQELWGLLLGYNLVRREASQAAVEHGRMPNEISFKYACQFIASQLKVMSKAISPGNTPKRLKSLRGDLSVLFIDKRPKPNRPRAVKISKTRYPINRKAAPLK; translated from the coding sequence ATGTCTATCCAAAACTATTTTGTCGATTTCCTCGAAGAAAATCCTGTTGATGTAGCTCAACTCACCACTTTCTCTGAACATATCCCAGATGAATGGGTTGTTAAGGCAGCTAGTCTTTCTGATAAAGCGACTATTCGCCGACGTCGACTACCAAGTGACATGGTCTTGTGGTTAATTGTCGGCATGGCCTTCTTCCGTAATGAACCAATTGCCGAAGTCGCACGAAGAATGAATGTCTGTGCGGATGGCTTGGCTGATGAAGAGTTATTAGCAAAAAGTGCTTTAACCCAGGCAAGACAACGTTTAGGCAGTGCTGCACCAGAGTGGTTGTTTAAACAATGTGGGCGAACGTGGGGTCTTGAACGATACCGTGATGATACGTGGCAAGGATTACAAGTTTTTGCTGTAGACGGTGCTCTTTTTCGCACCGCGGATACGCCCGAACTTAGAGAGCACTTTGGCTCGGGTAATACCTCGAGTAGCAGGCAGACACCACATCCAATGCTAAGAGTTGTGACTATGATGAATGTCCGTTCTCATGTCATCGTTGACGCTGCCATAAGCCCTTATCGGCGTGGTGAAATCCCACTTGCTATGCCCTTCATCGACTCTTTACCAGATAACTCTGTGACGTTACTAGATAAAGGTTTTTACGGTGCAGACTTACTTCTCTCTCTTCAAAATAGCGGTATTAATAGACATTGGTTGATACCAGCAAGGAAAGGGTTGAAATACACACTTTTAGATGAAGAAGAAAGCAATGATATGCTCATCGAAATGAACGTCTCACCGCAAGCTCTCAAAAAGAACCCTAGTTTACCTGAAAAATGGCAAGTCAGAGCGGTGACCTATGAAGTACAAGGTAAGCAGAAAACTGTTTTTACATCCCTTCCAAGAGCAGACTACGACGCGAAAGCGGTAGCCGAACTTTATCATGAACGTTGGGAAATCGAATTAGGTTATCGTGATATCAAAAGCTCAATGCAACACAATGCCTTAGTATTACGCAGTAAAACAGTAAACCTTGTTTATCAAGAACTCTGGGGGCTGTTGCTTGGTTATAATTTGGTAAGACGTGAAGCAAGTCAGGCAGCAGTTGAACATGGAAGAATGCCGAATGAAATTAGCTTTAAATACGCTTGTCAGTTTATAGCGAGCCAACTGAAGGTGATGAGTAAAGCGATATCGCCAGGCAATACACCTAAGCGTTTAAAGAGTCTAAGGGGAGACTTATCAGTCCTCTTTATAGACAAACGCCCTAAGCCTAATCGGCCTAGGGCGGTAAAAATATCAAAGACTCGCTACCCAATTAATCGCAAAGCAGCTCCGCTTAAGTGA
- a CDS encoding GrxA family glutaredoxin — protein MFVVIFGRPACPFCVRAKEHAETLKAKRDDFNYRYVDIHAEGISKADLEKTVGKPVETVPQIFIDQDHIGGCTEFEAYAKENLGLFD, from the coding sequence ATGTTTGTAGTTATTTTTGGTCGCCCAGCTTGCCCATTCTGTGTTCGTGCAAAAGAGCACGCAGAAACTCTTAAAGCAAAACGTGATGACTTCAACTACCGTTATGTTGACATTCACGCTGAAGGCATCAGCAAAGCAGACCTAGAGAAGACTGTTGGTAAGCCAGTTGAAACTGTGCCACAAATCTTCATCGACCAAGACCACATCGGCGGCTGCACAGAATTTGAAGCATACGCAAAAGAAAACCTAGGTCTTTTCGACTAA